In Papaver somniferum cultivar HN1 chromosome 1, ASM357369v1, whole genome shotgun sequence, a genomic segment contains:
- the LOC113336808 gene encoding major latex protein 15-like produces the protein MINMAHHHTISGLVGKLITESEVNCNADKYYEMFKEHEDIPTAIPHIYTGAKVIEGHGTTSGCVKQWNYIVEGRHEFVHTKITHDDETRMIRYDVIDGEVMKIYKKFDAILRAKPKANGRGSIVSWTIQYEKIDEDSPVPIDYLGFFQSIIEDLNSHICATQ, from the exons ATGATCAATATGGCTCACCATCATACCATTTCAGGGTTAGTTGGGAAGCTTATTACTGAATCCGAGGTTAACTGCAATGCTGACAAATATTACGAAATGTTTAAGGAACATGAAGACATTCCTACGGCAATCCCACATATTTACACTGGCGCCAAAGTGATCGAGGGACATGGAACTACATCGGGTTGTGTCAAGCAATGGAACTATATTGTTG AGGGTAGACACGAATTTGTCCACACGAAAATAACACACGATGACGAAACAAGGATGATTCGTTATGATGTTAtagatggagaggtgatgaagatATACAAGAAGTTTGATGCAATTCTTCGAGCTAAGCCTAAGGCTAATGGACGTGGGAGTATTGTGAGCTGGACTATCCAATATGAGAAGATTGACGAGGATTCTCCCGTTCCAATTGACTATCTAGGTTTCTTCCAATCGATAATCGAGGACTTGAACTCTCATATTTGTGCTACTCAATAA